The DNA window GGGCGGTGTGTTCGCGGTGGTCGTGCCCGAGTCACCTCGGTATCTGGCGCGAGAGCCGTCCCGCGAGGGTGAGCTTCGCCAGGTGCTGGCGCGGATGGGGCGGCCCCAGGAGGGGGCGACGACGCTGGTGGATCGGGGGGAGGCGCAGGGAGGCAGCGGGGCGGGCGGCAAGGATCGGTCGCGGCTGAGGGCGCTGTTCGGCGGGGCGTACCTGCGCGACACGCTGGGGCTGTGGCTGGCGTTCTTCTCCTGCTACGTGGCGGTGTACGTGGTCTTCAGCTGGGTGCCGACGCTGCTGGTCGGCCAGGGGATGAGCCTGAAGGCGGCGAGCAGCGGGCTGACGGCGTACAACCTGGGCGGGGTGCTGGGGGCGCTCGCTGGAGGCTGGGCGATCGGGCGGGTGGGGTCGCGGCCGGCGATGCTGGCGATGGCGATGGGGGGCGTGGTGAGCGCGGTGGCGCTGAAGCTCGTGCCGCTCACGGGGAGCGAGGGGTCACTGGCGCTGCTCCTGTGGCTCGCGCTGCACGGGGCGTTCGTCAACGCGGCGCAGTCGACGTTGTTCGCGCTGGCGGCGCATGTGTATCCGACGGGTGTGAGGGCGACGGGCTCAGGATGCGCCATCGGGGTGGGTCGTCTCGGCGCGGTGCTCAGCTCCTACGTGGGCGCGCTGGTGCTCGATGCCGACGGGGGCAGCGGGTACTTCACGCTGATCGCGGGAGCGATGCTGGTGACCTGCGCAGCGCTCGCAGGAATCGTGCGTCACATCCCTCGGGCAGAAGCGAAGGCGAGGCTCGCCGCCGCGACAGCGAGCCCGGAAAGCTGAAGCGCCGAGCCT is part of the Chondromyces crocatus genome and encodes:
- a CDS encoding MFS transporter, yielding MPGLAKGRDQGGRMAVGGRTVDVGALLDEGPWSGFQKQVLACAALAVVLDGFDNQALGFALPMLIAEWGVAKGDFASVLAVGLLGMALGTAIGGFAGDRVGRRRALVGSMFVFGAMTAGIALVTGLSGLMALRFLAALGLGGCLPNATTLAAEYTPARHRPWAVTATILCVPLGGMVGGLLAGVLLPSLGWRALFAVGGVAPLILGGVFAVVVPESPRYLAREPSREGELRQVLARMGRPQEGATTLVDRGEAQGGSGAGGKDRSRLRALFGGAYLRDTLGLWLAFFSCYVAVYVVFSWVPTLLVGQGMSLKAASSGLTAYNLGGVLGALAGGWAIGRVGSRPAMLAMAMGGVVSAVALKLVPLTGSEGSLALLLWLALHGAFVNAAQSTLFALAAHVYPTGVRATGSGCAIGVGRLGAVLSSYVGALVLDADGGSGYFTLIAGAMLVTCAALAGIVRHIPRAEAKARLAAATASPES